From Candidatus Leptovillus gracilis, the proteins below share one genomic window:
- a CDS encoding CDP-alcohol phosphatidyltransferase family protein has translation MNRNRNLDRTFSTPRILAAWAVHALTGSTAVFGFLAILAIMAQEWQTAVIWMGVAAVIDGVDGALARWVDVKRVLPNFDGALLDNIVDYQTYVLVPAFFVYQAQLVPPGWLLIVPAIMLMTSGYQFAQADAKTGDHFFQGFPSYWNIVAVYLLLLGLPTAVNLLILLVCAVLVFIPIKYLYPSRMTRYRAQTLLLSALWFAMLAGAMFLYPMHMWLTWASLFFIVYYVGLSLMLTRQMMMSAR, from the coding sequence ATGAATCGTAATCGTAATCTTGATCGTACTTTTTCAACACCGCGCATCCTGGCGGCCTGGGCGGTCCACGCGCTGACAGGCAGCACGGCCGTGTTTGGCTTTCTGGCGATTCTGGCAATTATGGCGCAGGAATGGCAGACGGCTGTCATCTGGATGGGCGTCGCGGCCGTTATTGATGGCGTGGATGGGGCGTTGGCCCGGTGGGTGGACGTGAAGCGCGTCCTGCCCAATTTCGACGGCGCGCTGCTGGACAATATTGTAGATTACCAGACCTACGTCTTGGTTCCCGCCTTTTTCGTCTACCAGGCGCAGTTGGTTCCCCCCGGCTGGCTGCTGATTGTGCCCGCCATCATGCTCATGACCTCTGGCTACCAATTCGCCCAGGCCGACGCCAAGACAGGCGACCACTTTTTCCAGGGCTTTCCTTCCTATTGGAACATCGTGGCCGTCTATTTGCTGTTGTTGGGGCTGCCAACGGCCGTCAATCTGCTTATTTTGCTCGTGTGCGCCGTGCTGGTGTTTATCCCCATCAAATACCTCTACCCCTCACGCATGACCCGCTACCGCGCCCAAACCTTGCTGCTGAGCGCGCTCTGGTTCGCCATGCTCGCTGGGGCCATGTTCCTTTACCCAATGCACATGTGGCTGACCTGGGCATCGCTCTTTTTCATCGTCTACTACGTCGGCCTGAGTCTGATGCTGACGCGGCAGATGATGATGAGCGCCAGATGA
- the menH gene encoding 2-succinyl-6-hydroxy-2,4-cyclohexadiene-1-carboxylate synthase — protein MVKLAVRDVVYNFEIAGSGEERPLLLLHGFTGSSQSWLPLLPHLTQQRQVLAVDLLGHGRTPSPPRAIRYGMEVVAADLLDLLDQLAIEQTDILGYSMGGRLALFLAAQAPQRIGALILESASPGLKDKEEQLARRQQDNALADRIEREGVASFVDHWESLPLWASQKQMSEDNRAALRQQRLQNNPVGLANSLRGMGTGAQPSQWGRLGKLRLPTLLLAGELDAKFVAINRDMAALLPNARLEIVPGAGHAVHLERPSQYAASVGKFLRTQTK, from the coding sequence ATGGTTAAATTAGCTGTTCGTGACGTGGTTTATAATTTTGAAATAGCGGGATCGGGCGAAGAACGGCCGTTACTCCTGCTGCATGGCTTCACCGGCAGCAGCCAAAGCTGGCTGCCCCTGCTGCCCCACCTGACCCAGCAGCGCCAGGTACTCGCGGTGGATTTGTTGGGACACGGCCGTACCCCCTCTCCGCCTCGCGCCATCCGCTACGGCATGGAAGTCGTCGCCGCCGATCTACTTGACCTGCTCGATCAACTTGCCATCGAGCAAACGGACATATTGGGTTATTCGATGGGCGGGCGGCTGGCCCTCTTTCTGGCTGCTCAGGCGCCACAGCGTATCGGCGCGCTCATCCTGGAAAGCGCTTCGCCTGGCCTGAAAGACAAAGAGGAGCAGTTGGCCCGCCGCCAGCAAGACAACGCCCTGGCCGACCGCATCGAACGGGAAGGCGTGGCGTCGTTTGTGGACCACTGGGAAAGCCTGCCGCTGTGGGCCAGCCAGAAGCAGATGTCGGAAGACAACCGCGCCGCCCTACGGCAGCAGCGTTTGCAAAACAATCCGGTCGGGCTGGCGAACAGTCTGCGCGGCATGGGCACGGGCGCGCAGCCTTCGCAGTGGGGGCGATTGGGCAAATTACGGCTGCCAACGCTGCTGTTAGCGGGAGAATTGGACGCAAAATTTGTGGCGATTAACCGGGACATGGCGGCGCTGTTGCCCAACGCCCGGTTGGAGATTGTGCCAGGGGCGGGCCATGCTGTGCATCTGGAACGGCCGTCACAGTACGCCGCTTCGGTGGGGAAGTTTTTAAGAACTCAGACAAAATAA
- a CDS encoding 1,4-dihydroxy-2-naphthoate polyprenyltransferase, translating to MTETSSFPTSSQAWIAAMRPRTLPLAVASSIMGGFLAAADGVFRWPVTLLCVVTAVCLQILSNLANDYGDSVHGADHVERAGPKRAVQAGLITSGAMKRAMAIFAGLSAVSGLALVIVALGAAALPLVALFVLLGGAAIWAAVSYTASSKPYGYVGLGDLFVFIFFGLVGTMGTYFLQAQVWNGLVFWPAAAVGLLSVAVLNVNNIRDIESDSKAGKLSIPVRIGPYRARIYHWVLLSGAVMAALLYVALTYRSPWQFLFVLSWPLLWRNGTAVARTHDPLQLNPMLKQLSLSTLVFVFTFGLGQVV from the coding sequence ATGACCGAAACATCCTCATTCCCAACGTCATCTCAAGCCTGGATCGCCGCCATGCGGCCGCGCACGCTGCCCCTGGCGGTTGCCAGCAGCATCATGGGCGGTTTTCTGGCGGCCGCTGATGGCGTGTTTCGCTGGCCGGTAACGTTGTTGTGTGTGGTAACGGCCGTTTGCCTGCAAATTCTCTCCAATCTCGCCAACGACTATGGCGATTCCGTTCACGGCGCGGACCATGTGGAGCGGGCCGGGCCAAAACGGGCCGTCCAGGCTGGTCTCATCACTTCTGGCGCGATGAAGCGGGCGATGGCGATTTTTGCCGGGCTGTCGGCTGTGTCTGGGCTGGCGCTGGTGATTGTGGCCCTGGGCGCGGCGGCGCTGCCGTTGGTGGCGCTGTTTGTGCTGTTGGGTGGGGCGGCCATTTGGGCGGCCGTCAGCTATACGGCCAGCAGCAAGCCGTATGGCTACGTGGGTTTGGGTGATTTGTTCGTCTTCATCTTTTTTGGGCTGGTGGGGACGATGGGAACGTATTTTTTGCAGGCGCAGGTCTGGAATGGGTTGGTGTTTTGGCCGGCAGCGGCCGTTGGCCTGCTTTCGGTGGCTGTTCTTAATGTCAACAACATCCGCGACATCGAATCAGACAGTAAGGCGGGTAAATTGTCCATTCCGGTGCGCATTGGGCCGTACCGGGCGCGCATCTACCACTGGGTATTGTTGAGCGGCGCGGTGATGGCCGCGCTGCTGTACGTGGCGCTGACTTATCGCTCGCCCTGGCAGTTTTTGTTTGTGCTGTCTTGGCCGCTGCTGTGGCGCAATGGCACGGCCGTTGCCCGCACCCATGATCCGCTGCAACTGAACCCCATGCTCAAGCAGCTTTCGTTGAGTACCCTGGTTTTTGTGTTTACGTTTGGTCTTGGGCAAGTTGTGTAG
- a CDS encoding AMP-binding protein produces MMDWLTERSAASADALALISGKRRWTYGELDRLVNALAGSLQAQGVQPGDLVAALLPNSLTYVCLIHALARLGAVLVPLNTRLTEDEIAWQIGHVGAKWLVAERELSIVNCQLLIVNEEFIRTAESLTIDHCPLTIDNLQCVVFTSGTSGRPKGAMLTFANHYASAMASAERLGVRADDRWLSVLPLYHVGGLAVILRSCLAGTAVSLHPRFDLDAINDDLDHNPISLISLVPTMLHRLLETRTHWPASLRLILLGGAAAPAELVEQANALPRKAVGSRELVVDSNNFTIHNSPPLVAPTYGLTEAASQVATATPEEAARKPGSVGKPLPGLTVTIVDEHGRSLPPNTPGEIVVSGPTVMAGYFIADCGLRRRQSAIRNLPTGDIGYLDEEGDLWVMQRRSDLIVSGGENVYPAEVEVVLKSHPAVADACVVGAPDVVWGQVVAAAVVLREETAVTPTDLAYFCRERLAGYKTPRRWQICPALPHTPSGKIARREVAAMFA; encoded by the coding sequence ATGATGGATTGGCTGACCGAACGAAGCGCCGCTTCAGCGGACGCGCTGGCTCTTATCAGCGGCAAGCGCCGCTGGACGTATGGTGAATTGGACCGGCTGGTCAATGCCCTGGCTGGCTCCTTACAGGCGCAGGGTGTGCAGCCGGGCGACTTGGTGGCCGCCCTGCTGCCGAACAGCCTGACCTACGTCTGCCTCATCCACGCCCTGGCCCGCCTCGGCGCGGTCCTCGTGCCCCTCAACACCCGCCTGACAGAGGACGAGATTGCCTGGCAGATTGGGCACGTTGGGGCAAAGTGGCTTGTGGCGGAAAGAGAATTGTCAATAGTCAATTGTCAATTGCTAATTGTCAACGAGGAATTCATACGCACCGCCGAATCGTTAACAATTGACCATTGTCCATTGACAATTGACAATTTGCAGTGCGTGGTCTTCACCTCCGGCACATCCGGCCGGCCCAAGGGAGCGATGCTGACGTTTGCCAATCATTATGCCAGCGCGATGGCCTCGGCGGAACGGCTGGGGGTGCGGGCGGATGATCGTTGGCTGAGTGTGCTGCCGCTGTACCACGTGGGCGGATTGGCGGTCATCCTGCGCAGTTGTTTGGCTGGCACGGCCGTTTCCCTTCACCCGCGTTTCGACCTGGACGCCATCAACGACGACCTGGACCACAACCCCATCAGCCTCATCTCTCTGGTCCCCACCATGCTCCACCGTCTGCTAGAAACCCGCACCCACTGGCCCGCCAGCCTGCGCCTCATCCTCCTCGGCGGCGCCGCCGCCCCGGCGGAGTTGGTGGAACAAGCCAATGCGCTGCCGCGCAAGGCAGTTGGTAGTAGGGAGTTGGTAGTTGATAGTAACAACTTCACAATTCACAATTCTCCCCCTCTGGTCGCCCCCACCTACGGCCTTACCGAAGCCGCCAGCCAGGTGGCCACGGCCACACCAGAAGAAGCTGCGCGTAAGCCGGGCAGCGTGGGCAAACCCCTCCCCGGCCTGACAGTGACCATTGTGGATGAACACGGCCGTTCCCTGCCCCCCAATACCCCCGGCGAAATTGTGGTAAGTGGGCCAACGGTGATGGCGGGGTATTTTATTGCGGATTGCGGATTGCGGAGACGCCAATCCGCAATCCGCAATCTTCCCACGGGTGACATTGGTTATCTGGACGAAGAGGGTGATTTGTGGGTGATGCAGCGGCGCAGCGATTTGATTGTGAGCGGCGGCGAGAACGTTTATCCGGCCGAGGTGGAGGTGGTATTAAAAAGCCACCCGGCGGTGGCCGATGCCTGCGTGGTGGGCGCGCCAGACGTGGTCTGGGGCCAGGTGGTGGCGGCAGCAGTGGTTTTAAGAGAAGAAACGGCCGTTACCCCCACCGATTTGGCCTATTTTTGCCGCGAACGGCTGGCCGGCTACAAAACGCCTCGCCGCTGGCAAATCTGCCCCGCCCTGCCACACACCCCTTCCGGCAAAATTGCCCGCCGCGAAGTGGCGGCGATGTTTGCCTGA